TGGATGACGGTCGAGTGGTCCTGTCCAGTGGCCAGATCAACTCCAGTGCGACCTACAACGCCAAGTTCGCGGGCGGGGAGCCGTACACAGTCACTTTCCTCAGCAGCACGCAGTTGCGCATTACCGATGCACTGGGTAACGACGTGACCGCTGAAGCCAGCCAGAACGGTGTGGTCAGCAACAGCAACGGCGCCAACCAGGTGGTCAACTTCCGTGGTGTCGACATGAAGCTGAACATCAATCTCCAGTCCGGCGATGTCCCGGACACGGCGATTGCCGGGCATACCTTCCAGTTGGCTTCCACCCCGGACACCTTCAACACCTCGCGCAGCCCTGGTAACCCTTCGACGGCGGTCATCACCGGCTCCAGCGTGACCAACAATACCGCCTACACCAATGCGTTCCCGTCGGGCGGGGCGATTCTCAAGTTCACCAGCGCGACCGATTTCGATCTGTACGCAGCGCCGATCACTGCCGACAGCAGGCCAGTGTCGTCGGGCACCATGGTCGGGACCAACGCCACCGCCGCTGGCGTGACCTTCGCCGTGGGCGGAACGCCGGGTGCCGGTGACCAGTTTGTGATTCAGGCCAACAATCACCAGACCCAGAACGTGCTCGATACCCTGGGCCAAATGATGACCGCCATGAATTTGCCGGTTGGCTCCGACCCGGTCGCCAGACAGAAATTTCTGGCGGCCATGGATTCGGGCATGGGCAACCTCGACAGCGCCTCCAACCAGATTGGCACCGCAGTGACTTCGATCGGTGCGCGTGGTCAGTCGCTGGATGATCAGTCCACGACCAACGAGACCCTGACGTTGGCCAATACCGCGAGCCAGTCATCGATTCGCGATTCTGATCCGGCCGAGGTAATGACTCGCCTGACGTTGCAGCAGACCATGTTGCAGGCTGCCCAACTGGCGTTCAGCAAAATTTCTCAGTTGGGCCTGTTCAACAAGATCTGACGGCTGCCGGGCGCGCAGGCGCCCGATTGCCCTGACCCTTCAATATTCATCGTTTTTGCGGTTTCAAAGGGCTCGCTGTCCTGGGCGGACCCGCACCGCTTGTGAGCCCGCCGTGAATTCACTTCCGCTTGTCAGCCTGGTCATTCCTGCCTTCAACCCACGCTTTTTCAACCGGGCCTTGCGCAGTGCCGTGACCCAGAGTTACGGCAATCTGGAGATCATTGTCTGCGATGACAGTCGCGACAACGAGATCGAGGACATCGTCGCTTCGGTGGTTGAGCAAACCGGAGTCGCCGTGCACTACGTGCGCAATCCGCGCACCCTGGGGCTGGTCGGTAACCTGCAAGCATGCCTTGAGCAGGCGCAAGGCGAGTTCATCAAGTTTCTCTGTGATGATGATCAACTGTTCTCGGCGTGCATTGAGCGCCAGGCGCAGCCGCTCATCGATCATGCAGAGGTGAATCTGGTACTGGCCCAGCGACTGTTCTGGGATGCCGATGACCTGGTGCTGCCGTCGCGGCTCGAAAACACGCCGCTTTCCCCGGCGAGCGGGCTGTTCAAGGGCGAAGACCTGCTGGGGATCTTCGAGAACTTCCCGGTCAATATCCTCGGCGGATTCAGCAATGCGCTGTTCCGTCGCGCGGATGTGCTGGAGCTGATGCCAGCCTTGACCCAGCCAGGACACTGCTTCGTCGCAACCCTCGATTTTGCCCTGTACGTTTGCCTGCTGCGGCGCGGCAACCTGGTGGTGTCCAACCTCATCCTCAGTGTCGAGCGCCTGTATCCGGAGCGGCTGAGCGGCCAGCAAGCCATGAAGGACGCGGTAGAGGCCGAGCGGCAATGGATGTTGCAGATGCTCAAGGCCCGCAGCGGCGAGTCGGCGCCTGCACCTGGATGGGTTCGCTATCTGCCGCTGTCCAAGGCGGGCGAGTCACCCCGGGTCTGGGAAGAGTTGCCATTGAGCCGAACCTTGGGTACCCGGCAGACCACTCAGGATTACCAGGTCGGTATCGCCAGCGTCAGTTTCGCCGAGCTGTATGGCCAGTGGCTTTCCTGCCGCAGTCTCAGCGACGGGCAGCGAGAGCTGTTGTCGGAAACGCTGGCCGGTTGGCCGCATGTGCCTAAAATCGTCCCGGTCATCATTGATGAGCACGGCAGCCGATCTGCGCTGGAGCTCACGCTGGAAGCGCTCGCGGAACAGGATTACGCGCCTGAGCTGACGCTGGTGCTTTCGTCTGCCTGTACTGAGGCCAGGCTGAGTGAAGGGGTTTTCCGTTTGCCGCTGCAAGATGACTGGCAGCAACAAATCAACGATCTGCTGCCGCAACTGGCAGGCGCCGACTGGTTCTATCTGCTGCGCGCCGGCGATCGTCTGGTGGCCCCGGCCTTGCTCGTCATGGCCGAACGGATCGCCCACTCGCACACACTGACGTGCCTGTACAGCGATGAGGGCGGACTGCGACAGGGGGAATCGGTGGAGCCTGCGTTCAAACCCGATTTCAACCTGGACCTCATGCGCAGCTACCCCTACGTCGGGCGTGCCCTGGCGTTCGAGCGCGAGCGATTCCTGGCGCTGGGCGGTTTTGATTCGGTGTACGGCGAACTGGCACCTCACGATGTGTTGTGGCGCATGGTCGAGAATGACGGCACCCAGGTGATCGGCCACATCGCCGAAGTGTTGCTGGAGTCGGTGTTCGACCTGGGCAAATGGCTGTCGCAGCCGGACGTGATCGACAACAATCGGCTGTTGCTCGAGGCGCACCTGCAACGTGTTGGCGTCGCCCATGACATTCGCCAGGGCAGTTCGGCGCTGCTCAATCGTGTCGACTATCGGCATGCCGATCAGCCGCTGGTGTCGATCATCATTGCCAGTCAGGACCAGACGATTGCCTTGCAGCGTTGCGTCGAGACCCTGCTGGAGAAGACCGCTTACGGCGAGTACGAATTACTGCTGGTGGACAATGGCAGCGAGAGCGCCGAGGCGCGGGCCTGGTTCGCCGCTATGGCGCAGTTGGGCAGTGAGCGGATTCGTGTGGTGAGCTGTGAGCGTCAGGACAATGTGGCGGCGCTGCGCAATTTCGCCGTGAACCAGTCCCGTGGTGATTACGTCCTGTTGCTCAACCCTTATGCGGTGATCACCCAGGGTGACTGGCTGGATGAATTGCTCAACCACGCACAGCGTCCGGAAGTCGGCGTGGTCGGCGCCAAGCTGTTCAACCCGGATGGTTGCGTGTTGCATGCCGGCCTGATCCTTGGTCTGCAGGGCCCGGCCGGTGCGCCGTTTTACGGCGAGTCTCTGCAGGCATTGGGTTACATGAACCGGTTGCAGGTCGCTCACAATTTGAGTGCCGTCGGTGGTGATTGCCTGATGGTGCGCAAAGCGGTGTTCGAAGCGGTCGGCGGCCTGGACGAGCAGGAGCTGGCGCAGTCGCTGCACGAGGTGGACCTGTGCCTGCGGGTTGGCCAGGAAGGTTATCTGGTGGTGTGGACACCTTTTGCTCAAATGGCGCTGGGGGCGAAACCGGCCGTGGTGGGGCAAGCGGACGAGGAGACTTCGCGTGCCCAGGAACAGGAGGTATTCTACAAACGGTGGTTACCGCTGATTGCCCGTGATCCGGCTTACAACGTCAATATGTCGTTGCATGGGCTCGGTGGCTCCAGCTTCAGTCTCGAGCCAGGCCTGCGTACAGGCTGGAGCCCGTTTTCCAACGAACATCTGCCCAAAATTCTCGCGGTGCCCATCAATGCATCTGCCATTGGTCACTACCGGGTGACGCAGCCCTTGCTCGAGCTGGAAGCGGCAGGCCGGGCTTTCGGGCGTATCCATTACAGCATGCCGTCGATCATTGAAATCGAGCGTCAGGCGCCTGACGTTATCATCCTGCAAGGTCGCTATTCAGAAGGGACGATCAGCGAGATTCCCGCACTGCAACGCTACTCCAATGCGCGGCGGATCTACGAGCTCGATGACTATGTCATCCACGTTCCACATCGCAATGCGCATATCCGCAACATGCCGGGCAAGGATGAGATGGAGAGGCTGGTGCGAGGGGCGATCGGTATGTGCGATCGCGTCGTGGTCTCGACCGAGTCGCTGGGTAATGCGTTATCCGACATGCACAACGACATTCGTGTCGTGCCGAACATGCTCGCGGCCAACTTGTGGACGGATCTGCGCAGTCAGCGCCGCACCTCGAAAAAACCTCGGGTCGGCTGGGGCGGCGGCACCAGTCACCACGGGGACCTGGCGGTCATTGCCGATGTGGTTCGTGAGTTGGCCAATGAAGTCGACTGGGTATTCTTCGGCATGTGCCCGGATGATCTACGCCCGTACATGCACGAGTTCCATGGGGTGATCGGGCTGGATGTCTACCCGGCGAAGCTGGCCAGCCTGAATCTGGACCTGGCATTGGCACCACTGGAGTTCCATATCTTCAACGACTGCAAGAGCAACCTGCGCTTGCTGGAGTATGGCGCTTGTGGCTACCCGGTGATCTGCACCGACACCGAAGCCTATCGCGGCTATTTGCCGTGTACCCGAATCAAGACCAATTCCACGGACGAGTGGCTGCAAGCCATCCGCATGCACCTGGCTGATCCGGATGCCAGTTATCGCATGGGTGATGAGCTGCGCGAGACCGTCTTGCGCGACTACGTGTTGCGCGGCGACAATCTACGTTACTGGGAAAACGGCTGGCTCGCGGACTGATCGTTCGGGCTTTGGTCCAGACAAGGCGGGCGACGTTGAGTCGCCTGCCTTTTTTGTTCTTCACGCAATGCCGAGCAACAGCCATGCCGCCAAACCTGTAGGAGCCGGCTTGCTGTCGATGGCGCCCCGACAGCCAACCATTTTCTTGCTGGGTGCATATCCGTTGCTGCGGTAACGGCTTCTGGCGGTTTCGCTCTTACAGCGAGTCACTTTCGAAAAGCGCGAAAGTAACCAAAGCGCTTTGCCCCTGTCGTTCGGTGCCTCGCTGTGGCTCGGCATGCCCTCGCTCCGGTCCTGCTCCGTGGGCCCGCCGCCATCGGCCATCCATGGCTGGGGGCGGCTAACCCGGCATCCATGCCGGGTTGCCCACTGCGCAGAACCTCCGCTCGGCCTCTCGAGGGGGCGGATACCGCAACAGCACCGCGAGGCGAGCTAACGCTCGACCTCGTTGTTCGTGATATATGCGTTCTGCTGTAGGAGCCGGCTTGCTGGCGATTGTCGTTAACGATGACGCATGTGGTCTGGTAAGCCGCGGGGCCGCCATCGCCAGCCAGCCGGCTCCCGCAGAAGCGCGCCCTGAGCCTCTCGTCGTATCGCCGGGTGCTGGACTGAAAGAGCTGGCGCGATTCCTGCTAGTCCCCCTCATATCGCCATAAAACGAGCACTTCCGGTGAGTCTGGAGGCGCCCTGAACGGCATGAAAAGTTTTAGCCAGATGGCCCGCAAAAGCTTGATACAGCTTGGCTGAGCCCTGTGACGAACAAGAGGGGAAGGGGATGAAGGCAGTTATTTTGGCGGGTGGCCTGGGCACGCGGATCAGTGAAGAGTCGCACCTCAAGCCCAAGCCAATGATCGAGATCGGCGGCAAGCCAATTCTCTGGCACATCATGAAGCAGTACTCCGCGCACGGAATCCACGATTTCGTGATCTGCCTTGGCTACAAGGGCTACGCGATCAAGGACTTCTTCGCCAACTACTTCCTGCATACCTCCGACGTCACCTTCGACATGTGCAACAACCGCATGGACGTTCATCAGAACTACAGCGAGCCATGGCGCGTCACCCTGATCGATACCGGTGAAGAAACCATGACCGGTGGCCGTCTGCGTCGCGCGGCCCGTTATCTGGAAGGTGAAAAGGCCTTCTGCTTCACCTACGGCGATGGCGTTTCCGACCTTAATATCGGCGAGTTGGTGGATTTCCACCTCAGCCACGGCAAGCTCGCCACTGTCACCGCGGTACAGCCACCGGGACGCTACGGCGCCCTGGAACGCGAGGGCGACACGGTGTTGGGCTTCACTGAAAAACCACGGGGCGACGGCGGCTGGATCAACGGCGGCTTCTTTGTACTGTCGCCCAAAGTCTTGCCCTACATCACCGACGATCAAACGTCCTGGGAAGCCGAACCTTTGGCGGCCCTGGCCAGCGAGCAACAGTTGCAAGCGTTCCAGCACGACGGTTTCTGGCACCCGATGGACACCCTGCGTGACAAGAATCACCTGGAGTCGTTGTGGCAGAGCGGGGAGGCCCCATGGAAACAATGGGACTGAGCCAGGACTTCTGGCGCGGCAAACGGGTTCTGGTCACCGGCCACACCGGTTTCAAGGGCAGTTGGCTGACGCTGTGGCTGCAAAGCCTGGGCGCACAGGTCAGCGGGTTCTCCCTCGATCCGTCCACCGAGCCGAGCCTGTTCGAACTGGCGCGCGTGCACGAAGGCATCAACGATCAGCGCGGTGATTTGCGTGACCTCGGTGCCTTGCTCGAACTGATCGGCGACACCCAACCGGAAATCGTCTTGCACCTCGCTGCCCAGCCGCTGGTGCGCGAAGGTTATCGCGACCCGCTGGGTACGTATTCCAGCAACGTCATGGGCACCCTCAACCTGCTCGAAGCGATCCGTCAGGTCGGCGGCGTCCGTGCCTGCGTGCTGGTGACCACCGACAAGGTGTACGCCAATCAGGAATGGCTGTGGCCATACCGCGAGAATGAAGCGTTGGGCGGTCACGATCCCTACAGCAGCAGCAAGGCGTGTTGCGAGTTGCTGGCGCAATCCTATGCCGCGTCGTTCTTCCCTGCTGAAAAGCATGCCGACCACGGCCTCGCCCTGGCTACGGCGCGCGCCGGCAACGTGCTGGGGGGAGGTGATTTCGCACCGGAGCGATTGATTCCCGATGTCCTCAAGGCGTGGTCGGCGAACGAGCCCGTGACCCTGCGCTACCCGCAAGCCGTGCGCCCGTGGCAGCACGCGCTGGAACCGCTGGCCGGGTATCTGCAGCTGGCCGCCGGTCTGTATGAGCAAGGCCCGCAGTTCGCCGGTGCGTGGAACTTCGGTCCGAGCGAGGCGGACATGTGCAGTGTCGGCGAGGTGGTCGAGTTGCTTGCCCATCGTTGGCCGCAAGCACGTGGCTTGCGCATCGAACCGAGCGAGATGCATGAAGCCGGGCTGTTGCGCCTGGACAGCAGCCGCGCCCGTCAATTGCTGGCCTGGCAACCTCGCTGGTCCTTGCAGCAATGCCTGACTCAGACGCTGGATTGGCATATGGCGTGGCAGAACGGTGACGACATGCGCGCTATCACTCTGGGCCAATTGAACCAGTACCGAGGCGCGCTGTGAGTGAATTTCTATTGAAAGCGTTGCCGCTGGACGGGTTGTTCAGCGTGCAGCACAAACGCTTCGAAGACGAGCGCGGGCACTTCGCCCGGCTGTTTTGCGAAGGCAGCCTGAGCGCTTTCGGCCATGCGTTTCACATTCGTCAGATCAATCATTCCTGCACCCGCGAGCGCGGCACCGTGCGCGGCCTGCATTATCAGACTGCTCAGGCGCCTGAAGCAAAATTGATTACCTGCCTGCGCGGTGACGTGTGGGATGTGGCAGTGGATTTGCGCCCCGACTCCGAAACCTTTTTGCACTGGCACGCCGAACACCTGCGAGCTGGCGATGGGCGCAGCCTGTTGATCCCTGCCGGTTTCGCCCACGGCTTCCAGACCCTGAGTGCCGATGCCGAGATGCTTTACCTGCACAGCCACGATTACACACCCGAACACGAAGGTGGGTTGTCGGTGAATGACCCGCGGTTGGCGATTGCCTGGCCGCTGCCTGTCAATAATCTGTCGGCGCGGGATGCCAACCATCCGTCCCTTGATGAATACTTTGCCGGAGTGCGTTTATGAACTGCCGTGGTTGCGCGACTCCACTGGCCTTGCCGCTGATTGACCTCGGCACGTCGCCGCCGTCCAACGCCTACGTGCGCGCCGATCAGTTGGAGCAGGCCGAGCAATGGGTGCCCTTGAAGGTCGCGGTATGTCAGCAGTGCTGGCTGGTGCAGACCGAGGATTACACCCGCGCCGACAGCCTGTTCGATGCCGAGTACGCCTACTTCAGTTCGTTCTCCAGTACCTGGCTGGCCCATGCCGAAAAGTATGTGGCCGAGATGGTCGAGCGCTTCGGCCTGACCGCTGACAGCCGTGTGGTGGAAATTGCCGCCAATGACGGTTACCTGTTGCAGTACGTGGCGGGGCGCGGCATTCCGTGCCTGGGCGTCGAGCCGACCCGCAGCACCGCGCAAGCGGCACGGGAAAAAGGCCTGGATATTCGTGAACTGTTTTTCGGTCGCGACACCGCTGCGCAGTTGATCAGCGAAGGCTGGGGCGCTGACCTGATGGCTGCCAACAACGTGCTGGCCCATGTGCCGGACATCAACGATTTCCTCGGCGGTTTTGCGACCTTGCTCAAACCGGCGGGTGTGGCGACCTTCGAATTTCCGCAATTGCTGACGCTGATGGCCGGGCAGCAGTTCGACACGCTGTATCACGAACACTATTCCTACCTGTCCCTGACTTCCGTGCAGGCCTTGTGCGAACGCAATGGCCTGCAAGTGTTCGACGTCAGCCAGCTCTCGACCCATGGCGGTTCGCTGCGGGTGTTCGTACAGCGCCTGGATGGCGAGCGTCGTCAGGTGCAGTCGGCGGTACAGCAGCAGTTGCAGGCCGAACTCACAGCCGGAGTGAAAACACTCGAGTATTACGCAACCCTCGCGCCAGCCGCTGAACGCATCAAGCACGAACTGTTGCGCTTCTTGTTGCAGGCCAGGGCCGATGGCAAGCGAGTGGTTGGCTATGGCGCCGCCGCGAAGGGCAACACCTTGCTCAACTACGCCGGGGTCAGACCGGACCTGCTGGCCTGGGTCGCCGATGCCAACCCGCACAAGCAGGGCAAGTACCTGCCGGGAAGTCGCATTCCGATCGTGTCGCCGACGCAAATCGATATCGAAAAACCGGATTACGTCTTGGTGCTGCCGTGGAATCTGCTGCACGAAGTTAGTCAGCAACTGGCCAATGTCCGTCGGTGGGATGGCCGTTTCGTGATTGCCGTGCCTGAGTTGACCGTCCTGTGAAGGTGCTGGTGACCGGGGCCACCGGGTTTGTCGGACGACATCTGGTTGCGGCGTTGCTCGCCCGCGGCTGCGAAGTTCGCGCGGTGGCGCGCAACGCCGAGACCGCCGCGGGTTTGCCGTGGATCAATGCCGTGGAATTCATCGCGGCGGATATTGACGCCGACGACTTGAATGTCGCCGCGTTGACCAAGAACATCGATGCCCTGGCGCATCTGGCGTGGCCGGGACTGCCGAACTATCAGGCGTTGTTTCATTTCGAGCACAACCTGATGGCCGACTATCGGTTCATCAAGCGCGCGGTCGAGGCGGGCGTGGCCCAGGTGCTGGTCACCGGCACCTGTTTTGAATATGGCATGCAGAGCGGGCCACTCAGCGAGCAGACCGAGCCGCAGCCCGGTAATCCCTATGGATTGGCAAAGAACACCCTGCGCCTGTTCATAGAGCAACTGCAACGACTGCAGCCGTTCACCCTGCAATGGGCGCGTCTGTTTTACCTGCACGGCGAAGGCCAGAACCCCAACAGCCTGTTGGCAGCGCTGGACCGTGCGATCGATGCCGGGGACGACAGCTTCAACATGTCGGCAGGCGAACAGTTGCGCGATTACCTGCCGATCGAAACCACCGCCGGTTACCTCGCATCGATCCTGCACCAACGCAACTTCAACGGGGTGATCAATTGTTCCAGCGGCCGACCAATTTCGGTTCGGGCACTGGTAGAGCAACGCCTGCACGAACGCGACGCGTCGATCCGCTTGAATCTCGGTCATTACCCATACCCGACCCACGAACCGATGGCTTTCTGGGGTGTAGCAGACCGCTTGCAGCAGCTGCTGGGAGCAGAGCATGGGGCATGAATTGTATCGGGACACCGACCTACCGGAATTGCAAAACCGAATTTTCGCCTACGCCTTGACTGCGCCTGGGCGGCGTGCGGATGTCCTTGCCGCAAGCGGCCGTGGCCGCGTTGCAGAAGGGGCGAACCGTTTGTGATGAAATCCAACAACCTCGAAGAAATCAAGCGGATGACCGATGGACGCCTGTCTATCACGCCATCGACAGCGCTTCGTTCTAGTGACTATTGAGATTCTAAAATGACTGACAACACCATCAATAAAGCCTTCGAAGCCGAATGCCAGGAACAGATTGCCGCTCAGGGCGACAACCAGAAACTCGTCGGTCTGGCGCGGGATTTCTACAACGAATCTGCCAAGCACAAGTACAGCTACCATTTCTCGTGGATGGGACGGCCGATCATTCAGCTGCCACAAGACATGATTGCCATGCAAGAGATCATCTGGCAGGTCAAGCCAGACCTGGTGATCGAATGCGGTATCGCCCACGGCGGCTCGATCATCTACTACGCGTCCCTTCTGGAACTGCAAGGCCACGGCGAAGTGCTGGGCATTGACGTGGACATCCGTGCGCACAACCGCGTAGCCATCGAAAGCCACCCGATGAGCAAGCGCATCAAAATGATCGAAGGTTCGAGCATCGACCCTGCGATCGCTGCTCAGGTACGCGCCGCGGCACAAGGCAAGAAAGTCATTGTGGTGCTCGACTCCAATCACACCCACGACCACGTGCTGGAAGAGTTGCGCCTCTACGCGCCGCTGGTTTCCGTAGGCAGCTACTGCGCGGTAATGGACACCGTGGTTGAAGACATGCCGGCCGACTCTTTCCCCGACCGTCCTTGGGGTCTGGGCGACAACCCGAAAACCGCCGTGTGGAAATACCTGGAAGAAAACGTCGACTTCGATATCGACCAGCAAATGCAAAACAAGCTGCTGATTACCGTCGCCCCGGACGGCTACCTGCGTCGGGTTCGTTAAGTAGCAACATCATCAAAGTGTTTATTTGGCGATTCGCCGGTAGTAGGAGAGGTTATGCAAGGCAAGTACAGTTCTGAACACACGTTGCCACTCAACGAGCTGTTGACAGTGGTGCTGATTACTCACAATCGACCGGCGTTTTTGCGTCGGGCGTTGAAGTATTACAACACCTTGCCTTGCAAAGTTCTGGTACTGGACTCCACTCCAGAGCGGCCGGAGGGTGACTTTTCCTCGGTCGATTACCAGCACGTCCCACAGTTCGCCTACTGGGGCATGCAAGACAAACTCGCTTACGGCGTCGAGCAACTGACCACGCCGTACATGGTGCTGGCGGCCGACGATGACTTCATCCTGCACGACGCGCTGTTCGAATCGGTTGGCTTCCTGGAGGCCAATCGCGATTACGCAATGTGTCATGGCTATTGCCTGATGTACCTGGCGCTTGCCGGCAGCGTGAGCTACTACCGTCGCGACAAGAAAGTCTGCGAAGACTACTCATCCGAGCGGGCGCAGGACCGTGTGCTGGATTACATGCATCAGTACCTGCCGCCGTTTTATGCGGTCACCCGAACCGACCTGATGAAAAAATGGCATTCGGCACTGCCGCCGGGCACCAGTTTCCAATGGCAGGAAATTGGTCACGTGTATTATCTGTTGGCGAGCGCCAAGGCGCGGATTTTGCCGACGGCCTATGTGGTGCGCGAGATCAACTATGGTACTTCCGAGCACAACACCGAGGTGTATCACTCGCTGACCTACACTGACGCCAAGTCGGTGGCCGAACGCGAAGCCTTTGCCGAGTTCCTGGCCTCGCTGCCAACCGGTATCAATGACCTCGATTTGCAGCAGCGCAAGGCATTTGCCCTGGAAAGCTTCGAGGCCATGACCGACAGCCTGCAAACCGGTCGGGCACTCGCGGCGGAGTTGATATTCCAGTCCACCTGGAACAACGCACTCAAGGTCCCGGAGCGTCGTTTCGGGCCGTTGCAATACGTCGAGATGCCGTTCTACAACCAAGTGTTTTTCGATCGTTTGACTCAGTTCGAATTCCTGCTGCATACCATGCCGGCCGGTCGTGTACAGCTTCAGGGACTTGAAGGGGTATGGACGCGCCAGGAGCACTTGCTGCGCGCCCGCAACAACGATACGCCGGAAAGTGTGATCGATCGTTTGTGGCAGGCCCACGACCTCAACGCATTCAATCGCACGGTGAGCGAACGTCTGGTGGCCCAACTGGAGTTGTTGGGTGAAGACGAAGACGCACAGGCGATGCGTGACTGGATCACGCGTTTAGAGGAGGTGTCAGTCGAGAAGCATCACCCGACTTTCAACAAAATGCTGTCCGGTCGACTGCTCCATTGGCTTGAATCTCGCCAGCCCGATGCACAAGTCACCGAGTCGATTGCCCGGCATCTGGCAGCCAATGACGGTGGCCCACAGTTCGGCATCTTTTTGCTGGACCTGGGCAACGACATCGACAAATTGCAAGTCACCCTCGACAGTCTGCTCGAAGGTCACAGCAAGGCGTTCAAAATCGTGGTCTTCACCACCGGTGCTGCACCGGCGGCAACCAATGCGCGAAACACCTTGCACTTTGTCCGCGTCACGCAAGGAAACTTCGTTGAAAAACTCAATCAGAGCGCTCGTCAATCGTCTTGCGATTGGCTGCTACTGGCCGAAGCGGGCGATGAGTTCACTGCTGGCGGTCTGTTGCGTGCCAGTCTGGAGCTGTTGTCGGCAACAGATTGCCGTGCCGTTGCCACGGATGAAATTCAGCGAACCACGGAGGGCGCGCTGGTAGACGTGTTCCGTCCAGGGTTCAACCTTGACCTGTTGCAAAGCCTGCCTGCCTTGATGGCGCGGCACTGGCTGATTCGTCGGGACGTGTTGATCGAGGCCGGTGGTTACGAGGCCGATTTCAGCAAGGCCCTGGAATTCGATTTGCTGCTGCGCATCATCGAGCAGGGCGGCCTGAACGGGCTGGCCCACCTCGACGAACCGTTGCTGATTACCCAGGCGCCGATGCTGGAAGAAAACGCCCATGAGCGTCAGGCGTTGTTGCGCCACCTGGGTAACCGTGGCTACAAGGCCAAGATCACTTCGCCGGTGCCGGGTACCTATCAGATCGACTATCGCCACGACGAGCGTCCAGCGGTCTCGATCATCGTGCCGGCCGGGGACGATCTGGCCGCCCTGCAACAGTGCCTGCGAAGCGTGCTGTTGCGTACCCGCTACACCCACTATGAAGTGCTGATCGCGGTCAATCCGAATCAGTCGGCTGACGTCAATGACTGGCTCGGCACCTATCAACATCCGAAGGTCAACATCCTGCGCTCCGATCAGGTCCTGAGCGAAGCGGCGCTGTACAACTCCGCCATCCTGCAGGCACAGGGTGAGTACCTGGTGCTGCTGGCCCCCGACAGTGAAGTGGTCAACCCGAACTGGCTCGAGTCGCTGCTCAATCACGCCCAGCGTCCAGAAGTCGGCGTGGTCGGTCCGAAGTTGATCGATCGCGAGGGCAAGGTCACCCAGGCTGGCCTGATCCTTGGCATGAACGGCGCGGTCGCTTCGGCGTTCGTCGGTGAAAAACAGGATGCCGAGGGCTACATGCATCGCCTGGTCCTGGAGCAGAACTACTCGGCGGTATCGAAAGCGTGCCTGATGATCGGCAAGGCGTTGTTCGAAACCTTGGGCGGTCTGGACGCCACCACGTTCGCCGAAGCGTTCAGCGACGTCGATCTGTGCCTCAAGGCCGGTCAGGCGGGTTACCTCAACGTGTGGACGCCGCTGGTTCGGATCGCTCACAACGGCGAAGTACCCCAGGCGCCACAGGCCCTCGAAGCTCTGCGTGAAAAATGGGCCGCGGCCTTTGTTCAGGACCAGGCCTATAACGCCAATCTGTCCCTGAACGGCAAGGGTTTTGCCCTGGGTGAAAGCGTTCCGGTGAACTGGGCGCAGTTGCTCG
The Pseudomonas sp. MYb327 DNA segment above includes these coding regions:
- a CDS encoding flagellar hook-associated protein 3; this translates as MRISTAQYYEITAANYQRNFNKAIATSNEASSLVRVNTAADDPIGAGRLLQLGQQSAMIDQYKTNISSTKNALSLQETTLSSIGTALQRAKEIALSANNGIATDADRKAYAEELSQIQEQVLGLMNSKDSAGNYLFSGSKTDTAPYSKNADGTFTYNGDQTSINLGIGDNLSIATNTTGWDAFQQTINTSRTQTTMTAPAVDDGRVVLSSGQINSSATYNAKFAGGEPYTVTFLSSTQLRITDALGNDVTAEASQNGVVSNSNGANQVVNFRGVDMKLNINLQSGDVPDTAIAGHTFQLASTPDTFNTSRSPGNPSTAVITGSSVTNNTAYTNAFPSGGAILKFTSATDFDLYAAPITADSRPVSSGTMVGTNATAAGVTFAVGGTPGAGDQFVIQANNHQTQNVLDTLGQMMTAMNLPVGSDPVARQKFLAAMDSGMGNLDSASNQIGTAVTSIGARGQSLDDQSTTNETLTLANTASQSSIRDSDPAEVMTRLTLQQTMLQAAQLAFSKISQLGLFNKI
- a CDS encoding glycosyltransferase, which produces MNSLPLVSLVIPAFNPRFFNRALRSAVTQSYGNLEIIVCDDSRDNEIEDIVASVVEQTGVAVHYVRNPRTLGLVGNLQACLEQAQGEFIKFLCDDDQLFSACIERQAQPLIDHAEVNLVLAQRLFWDADDLVLPSRLENTPLSPASGLFKGEDLLGIFENFPVNILGGFSNALFRRADVLELMPALTQPGHCFVATLDFALYVCLLRRGNLVVSNLILSVERLYPERLSGQQAMKDAVEAERQWMLQMLKARSGESAPAPGWVRYLPLSKAGESPRVWEELPLSRTLGTRQTTQDYQVGIASVSFAELYGQWLSCRSLSDGQRELLSETLAGWPHVPKIVPVIIDEHGSRSALELTLEALAEQDYAPELTLVLSSACTEARLSEGVFRLPLQDDWQQQINDLLPQLAGADWFYLLRAGDRLVAPALLVMAERIAHSHTLTCLYSDEGGLRQGESVEPAFKPDFNLDLMRSYPYVGRALAFERERFLALGGFDSVYGELAPHDVLWRMVENDGTQVIGHIAEVLLESVFDLGKWLSQPDVIDNNRLLLEAHLQRVGVAHDIRQGSSALLNRVDYRHADQPLVSIIIASQDQTIALQRCVETLLEKTAYGEYELLLVDNGSESAEARAWFAAMAQLGSERIRVVSCERQDNVAALRNFAVNQSRGDYVLLLNPYAVITQGDWLDELLNHAQRPEVGVVGAKLFNPDGCVLHAGLILGLQGPAGAPFYGESLQALGYMNRLQVAHNLSAVGGDCLMVRKAVFEAVGGLDEQELAQSLHEVDLCLRVGQEGYLVVWTPFAQMALGAKPAVVGQADEETSRAQEQEVFYKRWLPLIARDPAYNVNMSLHGLGGSSFSLEPGLRTGWSPFSNEHLPKILAVPINASAIGHYRVTQPLLELEAAGRAFGRIHYSMPSIIEIERQAPDVIILQGRYSEGTISEIPALQRYSNARRIYELDDYVIHVPHRNAHIRNMPGKDEMERLVRGAIGMCDRVVVSTESLGNALSDMHNDIRVVPNMLAANLWTDLRSQRRTSKKPRVGWGGGTSHHGDLAVIADVVRELANEVDWVFFGMCPDDLRPYMHEFHGVIGLDVYPAKLASLNLDLALAPLEFHIFNDCKSNLRLLEYGACGYPVICTDTEAYRGYLPCTRIKTNSTDEWLQAIRMHLADPDASYRMGDELRETVLRDYVLRGDNLRYWENGWLAD
- the rfbF gene encoding glucose-1-phosphate cytidylyltransferase, with the protein product MKAVILAGGLGTRISEESHLKPKPMIEIGGKPILWHIMKQYSAHGIHDFVICLGYKGYAIKDFFANYFLHTSDVTFDMCNNRMDVHQNYSEPWRVTLIDTGEETMTGGRLRRAARYLEGEKAFCFTYGDGVSDLNIGELVDFHLSHGKLATVTAVQPPGRYGALEREGDTVLGFTEKPRGDGGWINGGFFVLSPKVLPYITDDQTSWEAEPLAALASEQQLQAFQHDGFWHPMDTLRDKNHLESLWQSGEAPWKQWD